A region of Helicobacter sp. 12S02232-10 DNA encodes the following proteins:
- a CDS encoding EI24 domain-containing protein, whose product MLAIIKKSWEDFFSLKMLILNIFPVLIGVLFWGTLLFYFNEDIFEWLKHLLPTNWQNLSDNKGFFVGIGNLFIKSLLYILLAFLMIILTLIGNVFVSIFYTPIVISYLHKKYYRDLQIDSFGNILSSMGYFSKSFGYFLLFAIILTPLYFVPFIGIFAVLIPHFFFFKNTMLFDVGSSIFEKSDYRLILSEHKAKNYQITAIAYLFSLIPIFNFLATLLQTIIIARYLLEIKQNAN is encoded by the coding sequence ATGCTAGCCATCATTAAAAAAAGCTGGGAAGACTTTTTCAGTTTAAAAATGTTGATTTTAAACATCTTCCCTGTGCTTATTGGGGTTTTATTTTGGGGAACTTTACTATTTTATTTCAACGAAGACATTTTTGAGTGGCTCAAACACTTGCTACCGACAAATTGGCAAAATTTATCAGATAATAAAGGCTTTTTTGTGGGCATAGGGAATCTATTTATCAAGTCTCTTTTGTACATTTTGCTTGCATTCTTGATGATTATCCTCACGCTTATCGGAAATGTCTTTGTCTCAATCTTTTATACCCCAATCGTAATCAGCTATCTTCACAAAAAATACTATCGCGACCTTCAAATTGATTCTTTTGGAAATATCCTTTCATCAATGGGCTATTTTAGTAAATCTTTCGGTTACTTCCTTTTATTTGCCATAATTCTAACTCCTTTATATTTTGTTCCATTCATAGGAATTTTTGCTGTCTTGATTCCTCACTTTTTCTTTTTCAAAAATACGATGCTATTTGATGTGGGCAGTTCTATCTTTGAAAAATCAGACTATCGCTTGATTCTGTCCGAACACAAAGCTAAAAACTATCAAATAACAGCAATAGCATACCTGTTTTCCCTTATTCCTATTTTTAATTTTCTTGCGACCTTATTGCAAACAATCATCATCGCAAGATATTTGCTTGAAATCAAACAAAACGCTAATTAA